From the genome of Nocardia sp. NBC_01503, one region includes:
- a CDS encoding cold-shock protein translates to MSIGKLVSFDSSRGFGFIRPEDGGPDVFVHVNDIGLDEDELRQGRVFEFDVTEGDRGPKAINLALVAGAPPPVRAHKSKDRPAGGQMSAGEHRRLITELLLDASPALTAGEILTIRDRLTAFADQHGWIEN, encoded by the coding sequence GTGTCCATCGGGAAATTGGTGTCGTTCGACAGCTCTCGGGGTTTCGGTTTCATCCGTCCGGAAGACGGTGGGCCGGACGTGTTCGTCCATGTCAACGACATCGGGCTGGACGAAGATGAGCTACGACAGGGGCGGGTGTTCGAATTCGATGTGACCGAGGGGGATCGTGGGCCCAAGGCCATCAATCTGGCGCTGGTCGCGGGCGCACCGCCGCCGGTGCGCGCGCACAAGAGCAAGGATCGCCCCGCGGGTGGGCAGATGAGCGCGGGTGAGCATCGGCGATTGATCACCGAACTGCTGCTGGACGCGAGTCCGGCGCTCACCGCCGGGGAGATATTGACCATCCGGGACAGGCTGACCGCGTTCGCGGATCAGCATGGCTGGATTGAAAACTGA
- a CDS encoding SPFH domain-containing protein, giving the protein MLGYHVPDPDQAMLVSGGGPKENSPFRVVIGHGAWVMPWFRKVRFLSLAMYEAEIQERCVTKQAIQLDVRAVIAFKVANDTSSIVNAAQRFLSEQEREMSVLTGRIFSGHLRSIVGSMTVEEIIRERQKLADEVLVASKVEMSNIGLWVDSLQIQSIDDGNLGYIAALAAPHNAAIQRDAQIAQAAAAQLAAQAEQESQRRQAEYQRETALLRAQYQRDIDKANAEAAQAGPLAQATALQEVLTAQAEQARKQAELREQQLQTEVVKPALAEAERVRILAVAEADRTRIQAEAAASNNRIALDQLLIEQLPEIVKQAAAGLSNANLTVLNGPEGVSEIVNGMVGQGLTVFNSLQKALSSNNDRAAD; this is encoded by the coding sequence GTGCTGGGTTATCACGTGCCCGACCCGGATCAGGCCATGCTCGTCAGTGGCGGCGGCCCGAAGGAGAATTCGCCGTTCCGGGTGGTCATCGGTCACGGCGCCTGGGTGATGCCGTGGTTCCGCAAGGTCCGCTTCCTGTCCCTGGCCATGTACGAGGCCGAGATCCAGGAGCGCTGCGTCACCAAACAGGCCATCCAACTCGATGTGCGCGCGGTCATCGCGTTCAAGGTCGCCAATGACACCTCCTCCATTGTCAATGCCGCACAACGGTTCCTGTCCGAACAGGAACGCGAGATGTCGGTGCTGACCGGGCGCATCTTCTCCGGGCATCTGCGCTCGATCGTGGGCTCGATGACCGTGGAGGAGATCATCCGCGAACGTCAGAAGCTCGCCGACGAGGTGCTGGTGGCCTCGAAGGTGGAGATGAGCAATATCGGGCTGTGGGTGGATTCGCTGCAGATCCAATCCATCGACGACGGCAATCTGGGCTATATCGCCGCGCTGGCCGCCCCGCACAATGCCGCCATCCAGCGCGACGCCCAGATCGCCCAGGCCGCCGCCGCCCAGCTCGCGGCCCAGGCCGAACAGGAATCCCAGCGCCGCCAGGCCGAATACCAGCGCGAGACCGCACTGCTGCGCGCGCAGTATCAGCGCGATATCGACAAGGCCAATGCCGAAGCGGCACAGGCGGGTCCGCTCGCCCAGGCCACCGCGCTGCAGGAGGTGCTCACCGCCCAGGCCGAGCAGGCGCGCAAACAGGCCGAACTGCGTGAGCAGCAGTTGCAGACCGAGGTGGTCAAACCCGCTCTGGCCGAGGCGGAACGGGTGCGCATCCTGGCCGTGGCCGAGGCCGATCGCACCCGGATCCAGGCCGAGGCGGCCGCGTCGAACAATCGGATCGCCCTGGATCAGCTTCTGATCGAACAGCTTCCGGAGATCGTGAAGCAGGCCGCCGCGGGGCTGTCCAATGCCAATCTGACGGTGCTCAATGGCCCCGAAGGGGTGAGTGAGATCGTCAATGGCATGGTGGGACAGGGATTGACAGTGTTCAATTCGTTGCAAAAGGCACTTTCTTCCAACAATGATCGTGCCGCGGACTAG
- a CDS encoding DHA2 family efflux MFS transporter permease subunit produces MTTPPDIPATNSADDKLDAGVLKIAGVVVLGAIMSILDVTVVTVAIPTFQQTFDTTYAIAAWTMTGYTLALATVIPLTGWAADRFGTKRLYMAALVFFVLGSILCSTAWNIESLIAFRVIQGLGGGMLMPLGMTIMTHAAGPQRIGRVMAVLGVPMLLGPIMGPILGGWLIDSFSWHWIFLINLPIGIVALALAFIVFPADRPEPSQSFDFIGMLLASPGLALFLFGVSSIPGEGTVASAKVLIPAIIGAILLAAFVYRALHTEHPLIDLRLFQNKSLRYAVLTMTLFAMAFFGSGLLLPSYLQQVRGESTLMAGLLIAPQGLGAMLTMPVAGRLVDKIGPGKIVLTGISIMVLGMAFLTQVTADTPYWALCGALFVMGLGMGCTMMPTMTAAIQTLTHAQVARGSTLMNIVNQTAGSIGTATISVVLTNLLNNRPLAGAAIASRSDPTIAEKLPPGSLPTGFDQAATAFAHTFVVALVLLAVTLIPAAFLPRTKPRNPELVDAPVVVAH; encoded by the coding sequence GTGACCACCCCTCCGGATATACCGGCCACGAATTCGGCCGACGACAAACTGGACGCAGGCGTTCTCAAAATCGCCGGTGTCGTGGTGCTCGGCGCGATCATGTCGATTCTCGACGTGACGGTCGTGACCGTGGCCATCCCCACCTTCCAGCAGACGTTCGACACCACCTACGCCATCGCCGCGTGGACCATGACCGGATACACGCTGGCATTGGCCACCGTGATCCCGCTGACCGGATGGGCCGCGGACCGCTTCGGCACCAAACGCCTGTACATGGCCGCGCTGGTCTTCTTCGTCCTGGGTTCGATCCTGTGCAGCACGGCATGGAATATCGAGTCGCTCATCGCCTTCCGCGTCATCCAGGGCCTGGGCGGCGGCATGCTCATGCCGCTGGGCATGACGATCATGACCCACGCCGCCGGACCGCAGCGCATCGGCCGCGTCATGGCCGTGCTGGGTGTGCCGATGCTGCTGGGCCCCATCATGGGCCCCATCCTGGGTGGCTGGCTGATCGACAGCTTCAGCTGGCACTGGATCTTCCTGATCAACCTGCCCATCGGCATCGTCGCCCTGGCACTGGCGTTCATCGTGTTCCCGGCCGATCGCCCCGAACCCTCGCAGTCCTTCGATTTCATCGGAATGCTGCTGGCCTCACCGGGTTTGGCGCTGTTCCTGTTCGGTGTGTCCTCGATTCCCGGTGAGGGCACCGTCGCCTCGGCCAAGGTGCTGATCCCGGCGATCATCGGCGCGATCCTGTTGGCGGCGTTCGTCTATCGCGCCCTGCACACCGAACATCCGCTGATCGATCTGCGCCTGTTCCAGAACAAGTCGCTGCGCTACGCGGTGCTCACCATGACCCTGTTCGCCATGGCGTTCTTCGGCTCTGGTCTGCTGCTGCCCAGCTACCTGCAGCAGGTGCGCGGTGAATCCACCCTGATGGCCGGTCTGCTCATCGCCCCACAGGGTTTGGGCGCCATGCTGACCATGCCGGTCGCGGGCCGCCTGGTCGACAAGATCGGCCCCGGCAAGATCGTGCTCACCGGTATCTCGATCATGGTGCTGGGCATGGCATTCCTGACCCAGGTCACCGCCGACACCCCCTACTGGGCACTGTGCGGAGCGCTGTTCGTGATGGGCCTGGGTATGGGCTGCACCATGATGCCCACCATGACCGCCGCCATCCAAACCCTCACCCACGCCCAGGTGGCGCGCGGCTCGACCCTGATGAACATCGTCAACCAGACCGCCGGATCCATCGGCACCGCAACCATTTCCGTGGTCCTGACCAACCTGCTCAACAACCGCCCCCTGGCCGGAGCCGCCATCGCCTCGCGCTCGGATCCGACCATCGCCGAGAAGCTGCCCCCGGGTTCGCTGCCCACCGGCTTCGACCAAGCGGCCACCGCCTTCGCCCACACCTTCGTGGTCGCCCTGGTGCTGCTGGCCGTGACCCTCATCCCGGCGGCCTTCCTGCCCCGCACCAAACCCAGGAATCCCGAACTCGTCGACGCCCCGGTCGTGGTCGCGCACTGA
- a CDS encoding ABC transporter ATP-binding protein produces MTTVTTGEVLIDIDDVGMSFTGAAGERLNVLEHVNLQVRDGEIVALLGRSGSGKSTLLRAVAGLLAPTSGQVRYRGKPLRGANPGAALVFQSFALMPWLTVQDNVELGLAARGIAPGARRALALEAIDRIGLDGFETAYPKELSGGMRQRVGFARALVLEPDLLLMDEPFSALDVLTAENLRTELVNLWATADFPTRAICIVTHNIEEAVQLADRVVVLGANPGHIIAEVRIDQPRPRHRRAPGFIAQVDQIYGLLTGRDTEIAATTPDSGTPFLTPLPDASVGGIAGLLELVYAKDGRADLPVIADELNFELDDLLPLVDAAALLGFLLVDSGDVILTNVGSNFTTANIQTSKHVFATQARRRAPLVRTICSALVGSSDGTARADFFLDLLRRGFSAEDARRQVELAIDWGRYGELYDYDTDSGRITADPAGLAATS; encoded by the coding sequence ATGACCACCGTAACCACCGGTGAGGTCCTCATCGATATCGACGATGTCGGCATGTCGTTCACCGGCGCGGCCGGGGAGCGCCTCAATGTGCTCGAACACGTGAATCTGCAGGTGCGCGACGGGGAGATCGTGGCGCTGCTGGGCCGTTCGGGCTCGGGCAAGTCGACGCTGTTGCGCGCGGTCGCCGGACTGCTGGCACCCACCAGCGGGCAGGTGCGCTATCGCGGCAAGCCCTTGCGCGGGGCGAATCCCGGTGCGGCGCTGGTGTTCCAGTCCTTCGCGCTGATGCCGTGGCTGACCGTGCAGGATAATGTCGAATTGGGTTTGGCCGCACGCGGTATCGCCCCCGGGGCCCGTCGCGCCCTGGCGCTGGAGGCCATCGACCGGATCGGTTTGGACGGTTTCGAAACCGCCTATCCCAAGGAGCTCTCCGGCGGTATGCGCCAGCGTGTCGGGTTCGCCCGCGCCCTGGTGCTGGAGCCGGATCTGCTGCTCATGGATGAGCCGTTCTCGGCGCTGGATGTGCTGACCGCGGAGAATCTGCGCACTGAGCTCGTGAACCTGTGGGCCACAGCGGATTTCCCCACCCGCGCGATCTGTATCGTCACCCATAATATCGAGGAGGCGGTGCAGCTCGCGGACCGCGTGGTGGTGCTGGGCGCGAATCCGGGCCACATCATCGCCGAGGTGCGCATCGATCAGCCGCGTCCCCGTCATCGCCGCGCACCGGGTTTCATCGCCCAGGTCGACCAGATCTATGGTCTGCTGACCGGGCGCGATACCGAAATCGCCGCCACCACACCCGATTCGGGCACCCCGTTCCTGACTCCCCTGCCCGATGCCTCGGTCGGCGGTATCGCCGGTCTGCTGGAATTGGTCTACGCCAAGGACGGCCGCGCCGATCTCCCGGTCATCGCCGACGAACTCAATTTCGAACTCGACGACCTACTCCCCCTGGTGGACGCCGCGGCCCTGCTGGGTTTCCTGCTGGTCGATTCCGGTGATGTCATTCTCACCAATGTCGGCTCGAATTTCACCACCGCCAATATCCAAACCAGCAAACATGTTTTCGCCACCCAGGCCCGCCGGCGCGCACCCCTGGTCCGCACCATCTGCAGCGCGCTGGTCGGCAGCTCCGACGGCACCGCCCGCGCGGACTTCTTCCTGGATCTGCTGCGGCGCGGCTTCTCCGCCGAAGACGCCCGCCGCCAAGTCGAATTGGCCATCGACTGGGGCCGCTACGGCGAACTCTACGACTACGACACCGATTCCGGCCGCATCACCGCCGACCCCGCGGGGCTGGCGGCCACGTCCTAG
- a CDS encoding ABC transporter permease, with protein sequence MSTTYPTRGVLDRPRSRWADIAVFAGAAIAIWIAVRVSAGMNVPFEHAGAPSSISTDPAELPYYAVRSLLRMFVALGLSIVFTFVFATAAARLPRAEKIMLPLLDILQSVPILGFLSVTVTGFIALFPGSSLGLEAASIFAIFTSQAWNMAFAFHHSLVSQPRELDEAARNLRLSRWQRFWRLDVPSGMFPLVWNAMMSFGGGWFFLTAAEAISVNNREYALPGIGSYVASAAAESDTGRILWAVLTMIVMVLGLNIAFWRPITVWVERFRYEDSEAANAPRSLVLDLLRRSHIPLLLGRVLGPLIHPMDRIMRVFGLAEHQLYVPEKRRRANDALFTAITVIALAVGCFYMLRYIGSTVGFEELAHAAYLGSITLSRVVVVLIFATLIWVPVGVWIGLNPKVSRLAQPIVQVLASFPANFLFPLVGAVLVATSASLQWAGILLMALGAQWYILFNVIAGAAAVPNDLREAAANLRLPRILWWRRLILPAVFPSYVTGAITAAGGAWNASIVAEIVTFGSTTLTATGLGAYITEATTAGDSPRILVGVLVMSAYVVGLNRIFWRRLYTLAQRRYSL encoded by the coding sequence GTGAGCACCACCTACCCCACCCGCGGTGTGCTGGATCGTCCGCGCTCACGCTGGGCCGATATCGCGGTCTTCGCGGGCGCGGCGATCGCGATCTGGATCGCGGTACGCGTCTCGGCGGGAATGAACGTGCCCTTCGAGCACGCCGGCGCACCGTCCTCGATCTCCACCGATCCGGCCGAGCTGCCCTACTACGCGGTGCGTTCGCTGCTGCGCATGTTCGTGGCGCTGGGCTTGTCGATCGTGTTCACCTTCGTCTTCGCCACCGCCGCGGCGCGATTGCCGCGCGCGGAGAAGATCATGCTGCCGCTGCTGGATATTCTGCAGTCGGTGCCGATCCTGGGTTTCCTGTCGGTGACGGTGACCGGGTTCATCGCCCTGTTCCCGGGTTCGTCGCTGGGGTTGGAGGCGGCGTCGATCTTCGCGATCTTCACCTCCCAGGCCTGGAATATGGCGTTCGCGTTCCACCACAGCCTGGTCTCACAGCCGCGCGAGCTCGATGAGGCCGCCCGGAACCTGAGATTGTCGCGCTGGCAACGGTTCTGGCGACTCGATGTGCCCAGTGGGATGTTCCCGCTGGTGTGGAACGCGATGATGAGTTTCGGTGGCGGCTGGTTCTTCCTGACCGCGGCCGAGGCGATCAGCGTCAACAACCGCGAGTACGCGCTACCGGGCATCGGGTCCTATGTCGCGTCCGCGGCCGCCGAAAGCGATACGGGCAGAATCCTTTGGGCTGTGCTCACCATGATCGTGATGGTGCTGGGGCTCAATATCGCGTTCTGGCGGCCGATCACGGTGTGGGTGGAGCGTTTCCGGTACGAGGACTCCGAGGCCGCGAACGCCCCCCGCAGTCTGGTGCTGGATCTGTTGCGGCGCTCGCATATTCCGCTGCTGCTGGGCCGGGTGCTCGGTCCGCTGATCCATCCGATGGACCGGATCATGCGGGTCTTCGGTCTGGCCGAACATCAGCTGTACGTACCCGAGAAGCGCCGCCGCGCCAACGATGCGCTGTTCACCGCGATCACCGTCATCGCATTGGCGGTGGGCTGTTTCTACATGCTGCGCTATATCGGCTCCACCGTCGGTTTCGAGGAGCTCGCGCACGCGGCCTATCTGGGTTCGATCACCCTTTCGCGGGTGGTCGTGGTGCTGATCTTCGCGACGCTGATCTGGGTGCCGGTCGGGGTGTGGATCGGGTTGAACCCCAAGGTGTCCCGGCTCGCGCAGCCGATCGTGCAGGTGCTGGCGAGCTTCCCGGCCAACTTCCTGTTCCCGCTGGTCGGGGCGGTGCTGGTGGCCACGAGCGCGAGCCTGCAGTGGGCGGGCATCCTGCTCATGGCATTGGGCGCGCAGTGGTACATCCTGTTCAACGTGATCGCGGGCGCCGCCGCGGTCCCCAATGATCTGCGCGAAGCCGCGGCGAATCTGCGACTGCCGCGAATCCTGTGGTGGCGCAGGCTGATTCTGCCCGCCGTCTTCCCCAGCTATGTCACCGGTGCGATCACCGCGGCGGGCGGGGCGTGGAACGCCTCCATCGTCGCCGAGATCGTCACCTTCGGCTCCACCACGCTCACCGCCACCGGTTTGGGCGCGTACATCACCGAGGCCACCACCGCCGGTGACAGCCCGCGCATTCTGGTCGGCGTGCTCGTCATGAGCGCCTATGTGGTCGGGCTCAATCGAATCTTCTGGCGCCGCCTCTACACCCTGGCCCAGCGCCGCTACTCGCTCTGA
- a CDS encoding MgtC/SapB family protein, whose amino-acid sequence MTTWEMLLRLGAGVGFGAVIGFERQYRARMAGLRTNALVAAGATLFVLLSAHGFNGADADPTRVAAQIVSGIGFLGAGVILRDGFNIRGLNTAATLWCAAAVGALAGAGMYSTAAAGTVAVVVVNTALRTAARAVDRPHDGADEALYAFTARTDDAHEAAVRSLLVQSLARTDFRLVSISSHNIEPNRVEVRAELTGDRRDDRQMESAVSRLSLEPSVTSVGWRTVPQAEVEA is encoded by the coding sequence ATGACCACGTGGGAAATGCTGCTTCGACTCGGCGCGGGCGTCGGGTTCGGCGCGGTGATCGGATTCGAACGCCAGTACCGCGCACGCATGGCCGGACTGCGCACCAACGCGCTCGTGGCCGCGGGCGCGACCCTGTTCGTGCTGTTGTCCGCGCACGGCTTCAACGGTGCCGATGCGGACCCGACTCGTGTTGCGGCACAAATCGTTTCGGGTATCGGCTTCCTGGGCGCGGGTGTCATCCTGCGCGACGGGTTCAATATTCGCGGACTCAATACCGCGGCCACGCTGTGGTGTGCGGCGGCGGTCGGCGCGCTGGCCGGTGCGGGCATGTACAGCACCGCGGCCGCGGGCACGGTGGCCGTGGTGGTGGTCAATACCGCCCTGCGCACCGCCGCGCGCGCGGTGGATCGCCCCCACGACGGGGCCGATGAGGCGCTGTACGCGTTCACCGCCCGCACCGATGACGCACACGAGGCTGCTGTGCGTTCGCTACTGGTGCAGTCGCTGGCCCGCACGGACTTCCGGCTGGTGTCGATCTCGAGCCACAATATCGAGCCCAATCGGGTCGAGGTGCGCGCGGAGTTGACCGGGGACCGCCGCGACGACCGGCAGATGGAGTCCGCGGTGAGCCGGTTGAGCCTGGAACCGTCGGTGACCAGCGTGGGCTGGCGCACCGTGCCGCAGGCGGAGGTGGAGGCGTGA
- a CDS encoding ArsR/SmtB family transcription factor codes for MVFKALADPTRRLVLDRLREHNGQTLRELCERVQMARQSLTQHVDILVRAGLVTVLRRGRERVHYINPAPIHDIEQRWISSFDRPRLNLISAIKNRAEEYAMTTTIPDFVYVTYIHASAEQVWQALTDAELTSQYWFHENISDWQVGSQWEHRRADGSGVNDVVGKILEATPPTRLVLTFEDSPEEERDPSVVTFEVDPHIDIVRLTVTHTNLPNQEMLQGISSGWPAVLANLKSLLETGKVLPQAPWEMSRAHS; via the coding sequence CTGGTCTTCAAAGCGCTCGCCGACCCGACGCGGCGGCTGGTGCTGGATCGACTGCGCGAACACAACGGGCAGACCCTGCGCGAACTGTGCGAGCGGGTGCAGATGGCCCGCCAGTCGCTGACCCAGCACGTGGACATCCTGGTGCGGGCCGGACTCGTCACCGTGCTGCGGCGCGGCCGCGAACGGGTGCACTACATCAATCCGGCCCCCATCCACGACATCGAACAGCGCTGGATCTCCAGCTTCGATCGACCCCGCCTGAACCTGATCAGCGCCATCAAGAACCGAGCAGAGGAGTACGCCATGACCACGACCATCCCCGATTTCGTGTACGTCACCTACATTCACGCCAGCGCCGAACAGGTCTGGCAGGCGTTGACCGACGCCGAACTCACCTCCCAGTACTGGTTCCACGAGAACATCTCCGATTGGCAGGTCGGCTCGCAGTGGGAGCACCGGCGGGCCGACGGCTCGGGCGTGAACGATGTGGTCGGCAAGATCCTCGAGGCGACCCCGCCGACCCGCCTGGTGCTCACCTTCGAGGATTCCCCGGAAGAAGAACGCGACCCCTCGGTGGTCACCTTCGAGGTCGACCCGCACATCGATATCGTGCGCCTGACCGTCACCCACACCAATCTGCCGAATCAGGAAATGCTGCAGGGCATTTCCAGTGGCTGGCCCGCGGTGCTGGCCAACCTCAAATCCCTGCTCGAGACCGGCAAGGTGCTCCCCCAGGCGCCGTGGGAAATGTCCCGCGCCCACTCCTGA
- a CDS encoding alpha/beta fold hydrolase, with translation MPIASTFAHSTPGRVTVRTRDGVELAVREYGPRDAELTVVLLHGHCSRGELWTRIRDALLRQYPRARVVCYDHRGHGDSATAPWRTYTLEQLGHDLRDVLDARVPTGPVVLVGHSMGGMAALTYISQHPREIGTRITGVGLIATTASGLADTGIGRLLRHPVISLFHAAVRYAPTLMHHAKLLAGKAFAPIVRTAQSGERSIDPRMLTLANAVHNPTPIVTMSAYLRAFTSYDRSDALAALSAIPTLILCGTADLMTPPAHSIAMATAIDYADLVLIDGAGHSVIQEQPARVAAALTRLISHATPARTTARPRLALAS, from the coding sequence ATGCCGATCGCCAGCACCTTCGCCCACTCGACGCCCGGTCGTGTCACGGTCCGGACCCGGGACGGGGTGGAGCTCGCGGTACGCGAGTACGGGCCGCGGGACGCGGAGCTGACAGTTGTTCTGCTGCACGGACATTGCAGCCGCGGCGAGCTGTGGACCCGCATCCGCGACGCGCTGCTGCGGCAGTATCCCCGGGCCCGGGTCGTGTGCTACGACCATCGCGGGCACGGTGACTCGGCCACCGCGCCCTGGCGCACCTACACCCTCGAGCAGCTCGGCCACGACCTGCGCGATGTCCTGGACGCCCGCGTACCCACCGGACCGGTCGTGCTGGTCGGTCACTCGATGGGCGGGATGGCCGCACTGACCTACATCAGCCAGCACCCGCGGGAGATCGGCACCCGTATCACCGGGGTCGGCCTCATCGCCACCACCGCCAGCGGCCTGGCCGACACCGGTATCGGCCGCCTGCTGCGCCATCCGGTCATCTCACTGTTCCACGCCGCGGTGCGCTACGCACCCACCCTGATGCATCACGCGAAACTGTTGGCGGGTAAGGCTTTCGCGCCGATCGTGCGGACCGCCCAATCCGGCGAGCGCAGCATCGACCCGCGCATGCTCACCCTGGCCAACGCCGTACACAACCCCACCCCCATCGTGACCATGTCCGCGTACCTGCGCGCCTTCACCAGCTACGACCGCAGCGACGCGCTGGCGGCCCTGTCGGCGATCCCCACCCTGATCCTGTGCGGCACCGCCGATCTGATGACCCCGCCCGCGCACTCGATCGCCATGGCCACCGCCATCGACTACGCCGACCTGGTACTGATCGACGGCGCCGGCCACTCGGTGATCCAGGAACAACCCGCCCGCGTCGCGGCGGCCCTGACCCGCCTGATCTCCCACGCCACCCCCGCGCGCACCACCGCGCGCCCGCGCCTGGCCCTGGCTTCCTGA
- a CDS encoding PQQ-dependent sugar dehydrogenase, with amino-acid sequence MRSAHLRPVERLRPRRSGHSGILAVITGAALAVGTVAGCSGSESTRPSGSAVVASATAPSRPSGVIDLEGGQDLVQGIEVPWGLAFLPEGGVLVAERDSGAILRVRAGVPAERVYQVPGVAAAGEGGLLGLAVSPQYRENGYVYAYFTAAADNRIVRFRLGGQPEVLFSGIAKASNHNGGRIAFGPDGMLYVGTGDAGSRTASQDPASPNGKILRLTSEGRPAPGNPTPGSPVYTLGHRNVQGLDWDSAGRLFAAEFGQNRFDEINRIEPGHNYGWPEVEGITDTRSGRFTNPLLTWSPADASPSGIAITANTLYVAALRGERLWTIPLHADGTLGDPSAQFAARFGRLRTVAVAPDGALWLTTSNTDGRGGPHPGDDRVIRFPSR; translated from the coding sequence ATGCGCAGCGCACATCTTCGTCCCGTCGAACGACTACGACCGCGCCGATCCGGGCATTCCGGAATCCTGGCCGTGATCACGGGTGCGGCGCTGGCCGTCGGCACGGTGGCGGGCTGCTCCGGCAGCGAGTCGACTCGGCCGTCCGGTTCCGCGGTGGTGGCAAGCGCTACCGCGCCGAGTCGCCCCTCCGGTGTGATCGATCTCGAGGGTGGCCAGGACCTCGTACAGGGGATCGAGGTGCCGTGGGGGCTGGCGTTCCTGCCCGAGGGCGGGGTGTTGGTCGCCGAGCGTGACTCCGGGGCGATTCTGCGAGTGCGGGCGGGAGTTCCGGCGGAGCGGGTGTATCAGGTGCCGGGGGTGGCAGCGGCCGGAGAGGGTGGACTGCTCGGGCTCGCGGTATCGCCGCAGTACCGCGAAAACGGTTATGTCTACGCGTATTTCACCGCGGCCGCGGACAATCGCATCGTGCGATTCCGACTCGGCGGGCAGCCCGAGGTGCTGTTCTCCGGCATCGCGAAGGCATCGAATCACAATGGCGGGCGAATCGCGTTCGGACCGGACGGGATGCTGTACGTGGGCACCGGCGACGCGGGTTCGCGGACCGCATCGCAGGATCCGGCGAGCCCGAACGGCAAGATCCTGCGCCTGACATCCGAAGGCCGCCCCGCACCGGGTAATCCGACCCCCGGCTCACCGGTGTACACCCTCGGCCACCGCAATGTGCAAGGGCTGGACTGGGATTCGGCGGGCCGCCTGTTCGCCGCCGAGTTCGGCCAGAACCGCTTCGACGAGATCAACCGCATCGAACCCGGCCACAATTACGGCTGGCCGGAGGTGGAGGGCATCACCGACACCCGCTCCGGCCGATTCACCAACCCCCTGCTCACCTGGTCCCCCGCCGACGCCTCACCCTCGGGTATCGCCATCACCGCGAACACCCTGTACGTGGCGGCCCTACGCGGCGAACGACTCTGGACGATCCCGCTTCACGCCGACGGCACCCTCGGTGACCCGTCCGCACAGTTCGCCGCGCGGTTCGGCCGCCTGCGCACGGTCGCGGTCGCCCCGGACGGCGCACTGTGGCTGACGACCTCGAACACCGACGGCCGCGGCGGCCCCCACCCCGGCGACGACCGCGTCATCCGGTTCCCGTCCCGCTGA